From the Papaver somniferum cultivar HN1 chromosome 2, ASM357369v1, whole genome shotgun sequence genome, the window CTTATTTGAAAACTTATCAGTCGGTTCCGAACAAGACACTCTCGTTTGGTCAGTCGACAAAAGCGTCCTGTTCACAGTGTAATTATCTTATTCCTGGTTCGAAAAAGAGCACCAAATGGACCCTACTAATGTAAGTATTTGGTCGAGAGCTTGGCCTCATAAGATAGGTTTCTTTCTCTGGTAGGTTTATCATAAAAAGCTAGCCACCATGGACGTTCTCTATCGAAAAGCTAAGCTTCTAATCAATGGTTGCCTCTTGTGCTGTCAAGAGGGAGAATCCACCTCCCATCTTCTTTTCCACTGCACTTTTGCGAGGGACATCTGGTTGCATTTTCTGTCTTTTGTGAAGCTTGAATGGGTTATGCCCAACTGTATTGACACGATTATCAAAAGTTGGCGAGTGAAGAATCTACATTCTGTAGCTAGATGGCTATGGAAAGTGCTACCTGCAGCTATTACATGGACCATTTGGAATGTCAGAAACGACATCATTTTTAATAACGAGACAACGACCTTCACTAAAACCATAGAATTGTAAAGACACAGGCTTTCTACTGGTGCAAGAACCTGGATTCCGTAAAGGGCATCGGGCTAGACTATATTATGGCTAATTGGGGTAGGCTTTTCTTAACATAGGATCtgtttgttttttggtttgaAGTCTGGGTTGTTTTTGCTTTTCCTGTTGTTTTGTTGTAACTTTTATCTTTCTCTTGGGCATGACTTGGTTGTGTCTGTACTACCTCCCTTCTTTGGGTCTCTTTGTTCCTCTGTTCCTTGCTTGCTTTTGTAAGCTTCTTCAATAATATTCTGATTTttgccgagtaaaaaaaaaactatgataTTTCGTAAATGAGAATCTCTCAAATAATATGAAAATATTAATGTGTTATTTTACAAATTAacaaaacaatacatatatgAAGTGGTAATATCACTTGTTAAACAGCATCACCAGTCCATcaagacatgcttcaaaaaaaaaaagaaaaaaagatcatCAAGACACAAGAATCCACCATATACAGTCAAATGAGAACACATTAACGTCAATCAATACACTCACATCATCGACCAAGAGATGTGGTAAGTTCCTTGActtcaatttgatttttttttccaaacatCACAGTAGAAAACATGATGCGTATTGGGTTGCAATTGCAAAAACAGATATATATATAATGGATTTCTAAAACAGAGAGGAACTGGACTTGAATTCCTTAGATATTTCCACATTAAATTGATCTATTCTATAATTTACAAGGACCGCGGTCCAACTATTGAATGTGAACGAGTGGGTAGCATGTTAAAGACGCGTTTTGGTGACAGTAATGAAATCTTGATGTACTGGAGCATAAAATCTAATGCGGACATCATTACCACTAATACAAATTGAGATTAGTTTAATAAAATACATAAATATTGATTAATTTTATCAGATACTCAACGGGAGATTAAGAATGCTTGGCTATAAATTGAATGCTGCGTTAGTCCTTTAAAGTATACGATCAAGTCAATTAAAGATAACTCAGTTTCAAGTCGATCCTGCAAGAGTGCAAGAACCATGGCTAGTACATCAATCACTACTTTGTACACTGGTTTCTTCTTCGTTTTACTGGTGATATTCGTTACAGGTAAGCAGTCACGCAATTCCTTTAACTTTCActtaatttgttttcttttggcCTTTGCTAACACGTATGTATACACACTACGTGCAGAAATGGCATTTGGCCACCAAAAGCTCGAACCTGAGTCAATCCCGCTAAACAAAGGGAAATTACAGATCAAGGGGGACGGGAAGGAGAGGTTGAAGGCAAATGAACAAGTCAATGCAGTCGACAACAACGTAAAAGAGGATAGAAAAGGGAAGATGAAGGTAAACCCAGCAAATGTTGGATTACGTGGGAGGACAACCGGGTCTAATAACATAGGTC encodes:
- the LOC113352299 gene encoding uncharacterized protein LOC113352299, with product MASTSITTLYTGFFFVLLVIFVTEMAFGHQKLEPESIPLNKGKLQIKGDGKERLKANEQVNAVDNNVKEDRKGKMKVNPANVGLRGRTTGSNNIGHGLVKQRNSLRGSGSLKRTTGRIRGKQEVNVGNGLATAKVNLRPRWNLKKGNLKVTGGGLVGVGRGRAGKKVGAKKGLNLQRKKTHTT